A section of the Devosia rhizoryzae genome encodes:
- a CDS encoding ABC transporter ATP-binding protein: protein MAAEPTNAAVPAIEAIELRRSYGTVSAVNDISFSVRQGEFFAVLGPNGAGKSTLMHMLTTVTEPSGGTAKVLGFNVATQQGEVRKLLGMVFQDTALDERMTAGENLHIHAVLYGIARQERAEAVNRALAWAELEDVDKRLVRTFSGGMKRRLELARALMHRPRVLFLDEPTIGLDPQGRRHLWDRIASIRDEGVTVLMTTHNLNEANACDRVAIVDNGKLVALDTPAALIEAHTPGVGATLEDAFLALTGRSLRDQGASGRDQLLSFSKRGGELTR from the coding sequence TTGGCGGCTGAACCCACAAATGCTGCGGTGCCGGCGATCGAAGCGATCGAGCTTCGGCGCAGCTATGGCACCGTGTCAGCGGTCAACGACATCAGCTTTTCGGTACGGCAGGGGGAATTCTTTGCCGTACTGGGGCCCAATGGCGCTGGCAAATCGACACTGATGCATATGCTGACAACGGTGACAGAGCCGTCTGGCGGCACCGCCAAAGTGCTGGGTTTCAACGTGGCCACGCAGCAGGGCGAGGTGCGCAAGCTTCTCGGCATGGTGTTTCAGGACACAGCGCTCGACGAGCGGATGACGGCGGGGGAAAACCTCCATATCCATGCCGTGCTCTATGGCATTGCCCGGCAGGAGCGGGCGGAGGCCGTCAATCGCGCACTGGCCTGGGCCGAGCTTGAAGACGTGGACAAGCGTCTGGTCCGCACATTTTCCGGAGGTATGAAGCGGCGCCTGGAACTGGCGCGGGCGCTGATGCACCGCCCGCGCGTGCTGTTTCTGGATGAACCAACCATCGGGCTCGATCCGCAAGGACGTCGTCACCTTTGGGACCGGATCGCTTCTATTCGCGATGAAGGCGTGACCGTTCTGATGACGACGCACAACCTCAACGAGGCCAATGCATGTGATCGCGTGGCCATCGTCGACAATGGTAAGCTCGTGGCGCTGGACACGCCGGCGGCCCTGATCGAGGCCCATACGCCAGGCGTTGGGGCGACGCTTGAAGACGCCTTCCTGGCGCTGACCGGCCGGAGCTTGCGCGACCAGGGCGCTTCGGGGCGCGATCAATTGCTGAGCTTCAGCAAGCGCGGTGGGGAATTGACACGATGA
- a CDS encoding ABC transporter permease, whose product MSAVSGVRSWAGIAPDVIWVLWRREVTRFFRDRSQIFGAVSRTILWLVILGYGIGAALREIEGYSYAQYILPGVITLNVLFASLQCAIALVWDREVGLLRDVLVSPSPSLSVALGKLFGGATISVFQGSIPLLLAPIIGVDLTIGSVLGAWAVMFMMGMFMTALGVVVATRLKTFEGFGSISNGLIQPLYFLSGSIFPLKGIIGGVGFLDVPATLREELRRAGINAFGSGWIVQLPEWLQILVYCNPVSYQLDLLRYVLLDYEQLPLQLDIGLTVALPIAASAIAAREIKHALRTAGPRRRKKAAPGGAA is encoded by the coding sequence ATGAGCGCGGTTTCAGGCGTTCGGTCATGGGCGGGTATTGCCCCTGATGTGATCTGGGTGCTGTGGAGGCGCGAGGTCACGCGGTTTTTTCGCGATCGGTCGCAGATTTTCGGTGCCGTTTCCCGCACGATCCTGTGGCTCGTCATCCTTGGCTACGGAATCGGCGCCGCGCTTCGCGAGATCGAGGGCTATTCCTATGCCCAGTACATCCTTCCCGGCGTCATCACGCTCAACGTCCTTTTTGCTTCACTGCAATGTGCGATCGCATTGGTCTGGGACCGGGAAGTGGGCCTTTTGCGCGATGTGCTGGTTTCTCCGTCTCCCAGTCTCTCGGTTGCGCTTGGCAAGCTCTTTGGCGGCGCGACGATCTCGGTGTTTCAAGGCTCGATTCCGTTGCTGCTGGCGCCTATCATCGGAGTCGACCTGACGATCGGCTCGGTGCTGGGCGCCTGGGCGGTCATGTTCATGATGGGCATGTTCATGACGGCACTTGGCGTCGTGGTGGCAACGCGGCTCAAGACATTCGAGGGCTTTGGCAGCATTTCCAACGGGCTGATTCAGCCGCTTTATTTCCTTTCCGGCTCGATCTTTCCGCTCAAGGGCATCATCGGCGGCGTCGGCTTTCTCGATGTGCCGGCAACGCTGCGCGAAGAATTGCGGCGCGCCGGCATCAATGCCTTTGGCAGCGGCTGGATCGTGCAATTGCCGGAGTGGTTACAGATTCTGGTCTACTGCAATCCTGTCAGTTACCAGCTCGACCTTCTGCGCTATGTGCTGCTCGACTATGAGCAATTGCCGCTGCAGCTCGATATCGGGCTGACTGTTGCCTTGCCAATTGCCGCCTCGGCGATTGCGGCCCGCGAGATCAAGCATGCCCTGCGCACTGCGGGTCCGCGGCGACGCAAAAAGGCGGCACCGGGTGGCGCCGCCTGA
- a CDS encoding c-type cytochrome translates to MKKLASGLSAAILACALVGGTAYAQDATYQNDDASLQALIEMGGPVYNDNCAACHGANGEGGAGPSLIGSAVVKSRSALSFQILYGATDHGMPPFAPVLTDEEIAAVATYVRNSWTNEAGILLPRSVELRRAVPPEEQEGATAN, encoded by the coding sequence ATGAAAAAGTTAGCTTCTGGGCTCTCGGCCGCGATTTTGGCCTGTGCGCTGGTGGGGGGAACCGCCTATGCGCAGGACGCAACGTATCAGAATGACGATGCGTCGCTTCAGGCTCTGATCGAAATGGGCGGCCCCGTCTATAATGACAATTGTGCTGCCTGCCACGGCGCCAATGGTGAAGGCGGCGCCGGTCCTTCCCTGATCGGTTCGGCTGTGGTTAAGAGCCGCTCGGCCCTCAGCTTCCAGATCCTTTACGGCGCAACCGACCACGGCATGCCGCCCTTCGCACCGGTCTTGACGGACGAAGAGATCGCCGCAGTTGCTACCTATGTGCGCAATTCCTGGACCAACGAAGCGGGCATCCTCCTGCCCCGCTCGGTCGAGCTGCGCCGTGCGGTCCCGCCGGAAGAACAAGAAGGCGCCACTGCCAACTAA
- a CDS encoding outer membrane protein assembly factor BamB family protein: protein MTFKKSGGLTWASLAVVALMGTTAALANEDVLTLSADPANNVMPNITYNGQNFSQLDEINLDNVDDLQVEWTFQLGVADEAQAPPLVVGDTMFVVTPKPNRVYAIDLNEQGAIKWEFRADASNLEQVVPVACCGAQTRGANYADGKLFFQSLGGHIYALDAESGELVWDVQNTDIDNAETMVGNGLIVDDLYITGMAGGEYGVRGYVTAYNIDTGERAWRFYSTGPNEEVGITDRFKPFYDFDKVENPAESSWLEDSWRNGGGSTWGYFTYDPDLKLFYYATGNCGPWNPDYRRPWGEIDLNEDGVVQSYRSNYCASMLARDVKTGELAWALNLSPQDQWDLDEPGAPVLADIEMNGEMKKTIIRAARNGYFYVIDRATGEVLNDPWPFAYQNIFTGFDKKTGSPTYNVDTLLFTNPEDRLKYTEAGALTDAQININTEEAELYGEDEVDGPSGTEATVCPTIAARNWENDAYSPQTGLLYTSVQFGCRSMRVTEGTYSYPATETYILFEWAGEKFWLDKEGNETDVKNQLQANDPVTGKTVWSVDYVQPTQDPILATAGGLLFVGGDDKGVFRAINAENGETAWEFRTGTQASASPVTFLAPDGGQRIAFVASARPGLVAVAADADADAVNRYQREGSTLYVFKLDQD from the coding sequence ATGACTTTCAAGAAATCAGGGGGCCTGACATGGGCGTCCTTGGCAGTAGTAGCATTGATGGGCACTACGGCGGCATTGGCTAACGAGGACGTTCTGACGCTCTCGGCCGATCCTGCCAATAACGTGATGCCCAACATCACCTATAATGGCCAAAATTTCAGTCAGCTCGACGAGATCAATCTCGACAATGTCGACGATCTCCAGGTGGAATGGACGTTCCAGCTCGGCGTCGCCGACGAAGCGCAGGCGCCGCCGCTGGTGGTTGGCGACACGATGTTTGTGGTCACCCCCAAGCCGAACCGCGTTTACGCGATCGACCTCAACGAGCAGGGCGCGATCAAGTGGGAATTTCGCGCCGACGCATCCAACCTTGAGCAGGTTGTGCCGGTCGCATGCTGCGGCGCGCAGACGCGCGGCGCCAACTATGCCGATGGCAAGCTGTTCTTCCAGTCGCTGGGTGGTCACATCTATGCGCTCGATGCGGAAAGCGGCGAGCTGGTCTGGGACGTTCAGAACACCGACATCGACAATGCCGAGACCATGGTTGGCAACGGCCTGATCGTCGACGACCTCTACATCACCGGCATGGCCGGCGGTGAATATGGTGTTCGTGGCTATGTGACCGCCTACAACATCGATACCGGCGAACGCGCATGGCGCTTCTACAGCACCGGCCCGAACGAAGAAGTCGGCATTACCGACCGCTTCAAGCCCTTCTATGATTTCGACAAGGTGGAAAACCCGGCTGAGTCCTCCTGGCTGGAAGACAGCTGGCGCAATGGTGGTGGCTCCACCTGGGGTTACTTCACCTATGACCCCGACCTGAAGCTCTTCTACTATGCCACCGGCAACTGTGGTCCGTGGAACCCTGACTATCGCCGTCCGTGGGGCGAAATCGACCTCAATGAAGATGGTGTTGTCCAGTCCTATCGCAGCAATTACTGCGCTTCGATGCTGGCACGCGACGTCAAGACCGGCGAACTGGCCTGGGCCCTCAACCTGTCGCCGCAGGATCAGTGGGACCTTGACGAGCCGGGCGCTCCGGTGCTTGCCGATATCGAAATGAACGGCGAGATGAAGAAGACCATTATCCGCGCTGCGCGTAATGGCTACTTCTACGTCATCGACCGTGCTACCGGCGAAGTTCTCAACGACCCCTGGCCGTTTGCCTACCAGAACATCTTCACCGGCTTCGACAAGAAGACCGGCAGCCCGACCTACAATGTCGACACGCTGCTGTTCACCAATCCCGAAGATCGCCTGAAGTACACCGAAGCCGGTGCTCTGACCGACGCGCAGATCAACATCAACACCGAAGAAGCCGAACTCTACGGCGAAGACGAAGTTGATGGTCCGTCCGGTACCGAAGCGACGGTCTGCCCGACCATTGCTGCCCGTAACTGGGAAAACGACGCCTACTCGCCCCAGACTGGCCTGCTCTATACCAGTGTCCAGTTCGGCTGCCGCTCGATGCGCGTGACCGAGGGTACCTATTCCTACCCGGCTACCGAAACGTACATCCTGTTCGAATGGGCAGGCGAAAAGTTCTGGCTGGACAAGGAAGGCAACGAGACCGACGTCAAGAACCAGCTGCAGGCCAACGACCCGGTTACCGGCAAGACGGTGTGGAGCGTGGACTACGTGCAGCCGACCCAGGATCCGATCCTGGCGACCGCTGGCGGCCTGCTCTTTGTGGGTGGTGACGACAAGGGTGTGTTCCGCGCCATCAACGCCGAGAATGGCGAAACGGCTTGGGAATTCCGCACGGGCACTCAGGCTTCGGCCTCGCCGGTGACCTTCCTTGCTCCCGATGGCGGCCAGCGCATCGCCTTCGTTGCCTCTGCCCGTCCCGGCCTCGTGGCTGTGGCTGCAGACGCCGACGCCGATG